A single region of the Silene latifolia isolate original U9 population chromosome 8, ASM4854445v1, whole genome shotgun sequence genome encodes:
- the LOC141593983 gene encoding uncharacterized protein LOC141593983, whose product MADENKKMKMRAEWRVSGCATETKEKEKEKIFVQVMQIKAEKFYVIDTSNGCVKELPDILNHCMNSITSIGSVIYLVGGLPSYMCGGGAKDIVYATYMFYLDTNSESDPDDSDLGGWKEIPPYIPPADAYDPGARLPNIPVGLPTAVSLAGKIYIFPSHKKSPSALVFNSNTNQNQWDTLLPPSEVGFFDITSAASAFADPDNNRLVVSFKTISSIYAYYPSDNTWELIVDSFGFSNFVFVKGVFYVYLRKTRDLVMAFDSVTKQWLEIEFTSEPPEKMWRYKFKDMLLLGNGLMCLVYSICKLGDSPGILVSVAKFRFKRCTDRPGVLIITPLPMETYKLNTISSILDYYPF is encoded by the coding sequence ATGGCGGATGAGAATAAAAAGATGAAAATGAGAGCGGAATGGAGGGTGTCAGGTTGCGCAACGGAgacgaaagagaaggagaaggagaagataTTTGTGCAGGTAATGCAAATTAAAGCGGAAAAATTCTACGTAATTGACACGTCGAACGGGTGTGTGAAAGAATTACCCGATATCCTAAACCACTGCATGAATTCCATCACTTCAATCGGGTCTGTCATCTACCTCGTAGGCGGCCTACCCTCTTATATGTGCGGAGGAGGGGCTAAAGATATTGTCTATGCCACTTATATGTTTTATCTAGACACAAACTCGGAATCGGACCCAGACGACTCGGACTTGGGAGGATGGAAGGAAATCCCTCCTTATATACCTCCTGCTGATGCTTATGATCCAGGTGCACGTCTTCCTAATATTCCCGTTGGTCTTCCTACCGCGGTTTCACTCGCTGgaaaaatatatatatttcctaGTCATAAAAAGTCGCCATCCGCCTTAGTTTTCAATTCCAATACAAACCAAAACCAGTGGGATACTTTACTTCCGCCTTCTGAAGTTGGTTTTTTCGACATTACTTCAGCTGCTTCTGCTTTTGCAGACCCTGACAATAACCGCCTCGTGGTCTCCTTTAAAACCATATCTTCCATCTATGCTTACTATCCTTCAGACAACACATGGGAACTCATCGTCGATTCTTTTGGATTTTCCAATTTCGTCTTTGTTAAGGGTGTGTTTTATGTATACCTCCGCAAAACCCGGGATTTAGTTATGGCTTTTGATAGTGTTACCAAACAGTGGCTTGAAATTGAATTCACCTCAGAACCACCTGAAAAAATGTGGAGATATAAGTTTAAAGATATGTTGTTACTAGGGAATGGTCTTATGTGTCTTGTTTATTCCATCTGTAAATTGGGTGATTCACCTGGCATTCTTGTTTCCGTTGCCAAGTTCAGATTCAAGCGTTGTACTGACCGTCCTGGTGTACTCATCATCACTCCGCTTCCTATGGAAACTTATAAGCTTAACACCATCTCTTCAATCTTGGATTACTACCCATTCTAG